In the genome of Streptomyces sp. SAI-127, the window CAGCAGGGCGGCGGCCTGGCTGAGGGCGGAGTCACGGGTGGACAGGGCATTGAAGATCGCCTCGTGCTCGGCGAGTGTGCGGCCCGCGGCCCTGTCGTCGACCAGACCGCGCCAGATACGGGCACGCAGGGTGCGGCCGGAGATCCCTTCCAGGAGGGTGAGGAGGGTCTCGTTGCCCGTGGCCGAGACGACGGCGCGGTGAAAGGCGGCGTCGTGGGCGTTGAGCTGTGCGACGTCGTCCCGGGCCTCCCGCATGGCGTCCAGGTGCCGCTTCACCTCGGCCAGCTGGGCGTCGGAGATCCGGGTGGCGGCCAGGGCCGTGGCCATCGGTTCCAGGAGCCGCCGTACCTCCATGAGGTCCTGCAACGCGACCGAATCGCCCTGCAGCAGTTCCACCGCGC includes:
- a CDS encoding FadR/GntR family transcriptional regulator translates to MSLTDKAIEDIRELIRTGALPPGSKLPPEPDLAAQLGLSRNLAREAVKALAVARVLEVRRGDGTYVTSLQPSLLLEGLGGAVELLQGDSVALQDLMEVRRLLEPMATALAATRISDAQLAEVKRHLDAMREARDDVAQLNAHDAAFHRAVVSATGNETLLTLLEGISGRTLRARIWRGLVDDRAAGRTLAEHEAIFNALSTRDSALSQAAALLHVSNTEQWLREHLRSGEALPFGTAARS